The following coding sequences lie in one Synechococcus sp. CC9902 genomic window:
- a CDS encoding lipid-A-disaccharide synthase-related protein produces MGRILLLSNGHGEDLSGSLLGSVLRTLGHEVTALPLAGLGRPYSQATIPLLGSSHEFSTGGIGYTSLQGRLTELIQGQLLYLLRRLLRLLRHAHRFDLIVVVGDVIPVIAAWLTRRPVATYLVAYSSHYEGQLRLPWPCGPMLSGKNFQAIFSRDQLTADDLSNQLARPVQFLGNPFMDPVLPPTSLLTNTQPRIGLLPGSRRPELEANLQLLLRLSDQLPDNIGISLELALVSSLDDTGLERCANGVGWQLRDGLLQRQGSPAVRVRRGAFQAVLQQSDLVISMAGTAAEQAVGLAKPVLQLAGQGPQFTASFAEAQRRLLGPTVFCAPGDSGSQDNLFASAQLALKLLKRIHHDLDFQKQCRTEAQRRLGSSGGGLRMASAIGGLCPSTAP; encoded by the coding sequence ATGGGACGCATTCTTTTACTCAGTAATGGCCACGGGGAAGACCTATCCGGATCGTTATTGGGGAGTGTGCTCCGAACCCTCGGCCATGAGGTCACAGCTCTGCCACTAGCCGGCCTGGGGCGCCCTTATTCCCAAGCCACGATTCCTCTGCTGGGCAGCAGCCACGAATTCAGCACAGGCGGGATCGGATACACGAGCCTGCAGGGACGTCTCACAGAACTAATCCAAGGTCAACTTCTGTATCTGCTGCGTCGTCTGCTCCGCCTCCTACGACACGCCCATCGGTTCGATCTGATCGTGGTGGTGGGCGACGTGATTCCCGTCATTGCTGCGTGGCTCACCCGTCGTCCAGTGGCGACCTATCTCGTGGCTTATTCCAGTCATTACGAGGGCCAACTTCGACTTCCATGGCCCTGTGGGCCGATGCTGTCTGGCAAAAATTTTCAAGCCATTTTCAGCCGGGATCAACTCACTGCAGACGATCTGAGCAACCAGCTGGCACGACCGGTGCAATTTCTCGGCAATCCCTTTATGGACCCGGTGTTGCCACCAACATCGTTGCTGACCAACACCCAACCGCGAATCGGTCTTCTACCTGGCAGCCGTCGCCCAGAGCTAGAGGCCAATCTGCAATTGCTTCTCAGGCTGAGTGATCAACTCCCAGACAACATTGGGATTTCGCTTGAGTTAGCCCTCGTTTCGAGCCTTGATGACACGGGTTTAGAGCGTTGTGCGAATGGTGTTGGCTGGCAACTTCGCGATGGTCTGCTTCAGCGCCAGGGATCTCCTGCCGTTCGGGTTCGTCGCGGAGCCTTTCAGGCGGTTTTACAACAGAGCGATCTTGTAATCAGCATGGCCGGCACCGCAGCCGAGCAGGCCGTTGGCCTTGCCAAGCCAGTGTTGCAACTTGCAGGCCAGGGCCCCCAGTTCACAGCATCCTTTGCTGAAGCGCAGCGGCGCCTCCTGGGGCCCACAGTGTTTTGCGCCCCTGGCGACAGCGGCAGCCAGGACAACCTTTTTGCCTCTGCACAACTAGCCCTGAAGCTGCTGAAACGAATCCATCACGACCTCGACTTCCAAAAGCAGTGCCGCACCGAAGCACAGCGCAGGTTGGGCAGCAGCGGAGGTGGTCTGAGAATGGCTTCAGCCATTGGCGGCCTTTGCCCATCAACAGCACCATGA
- a CDS encoding HesB/IscA family protein, giving the protein MTTTPTTMPAHTAKDGKGILITEPAMQQLAKLCGEQGTNQVLRVGVRSGGCSGMSYTMDFVPASDTLDDDESYDYESSDGQGFRVICDPKSLLYIYGMQLDFSTALIGGGFNFTNPNATQTCGCGSSFAV; this is encoded by the coding sequence ATGACCACCACACCCACCACGATGCCGGCCCATACCGCTAAGGACGGCAAGGGCATTTTGATTACAGAACCGGCGATGCAACAGCTGGCCAAGCTCTGCGGAGAGCAGGGAACCAATCAGGTGCTGCGCGTTGGGGTGCGCTCCGGTGGGTGCAGCGGCATGAGCTACACGATGGATTTCGTACCTGCCTCCGACACCTTGGACGACGACGAGAGCTACGACTACGAATCATCCGACGGCCAAGGTTTCCGTGTGATCTGTGATCCAAAGAGCTTGCTTTACATCTACGGCATGCAGTTGGACTTCAGTACCGCACTGATCGGCGGTGGCTTCAACTTCACCAATCCCAATGCCACGCAAACCTGCGGCTGTGGAAGCTCGTTCGCTGTTTGA